One Streptomyces sp. L2 genomic window carries:
- the rpe gene encoding ribulose-phosphate 3-epimerase produces the protein MPAQINPSILSADFARLADEAKAVHGADWLHVDVMDNHFVPNLTLGVPVVESLARATDTPLDCHLMIEDPDRWAPQYVEAGASSVTFHVEAAAAPVRLAREIRAKGARASMALKPATPIEPYEDLLPELDMLLIMTVEPGFGGQAFLDIMLPKIRRTRELIAKHGLEMWLQVDGGVSASTIEQCADAGADVFVAGSAVYGAEDPAEAVRALRDQARTASEKASWVCGH, from the coding sequence ATGCCCGCGCAGATCAACCCCAGCATCCTGTCCGCCGACTTCGCCCGCCTCGCGGACGAGGCCAAGGCGGTCCACGGGGCCGACTGGCTCCACGTCGACGTGATGGACAACCATTTCGTCCCGAACCTCACGCTCGGCGTGCCGGTCGTGGAGTCCCTGGCCCGTGCGACGGACACCCCGCTGGACTGCCACCTGATGATCGAGGACCCCGACCGCTGGGCGCCGCAGTACGTGGAGGCGGGCGCCTCCTCGGTCACCTTCCACGTGGAGGCGGCCGCCGCGCCCGTGCGGCTCGCCCGGGAGATCCGCGCCAAGGGCGCCCGTGCCTCCATGGCCCTGAAGCCGGCGACGCCGATCGAGCCGTACGAGGATCTCCTCCCGGAACTCGACATGCTGCTGATCATGACGGTCGAGCCGGGCTTCGGCGGGCAGGCGTTCCTGGACATCATGCTCCCGAAGATCCGCCGTACCCGTGAGCTGATCGCCAAGCACGGCCTGGAGATGTGGCTGCAGGTCGACGGCGGCGTGTCGGCCTCGACGATCGAGCAGTGCGCCGACGCGGGCGCCGACGTCTTCGTGGCCGGTTCCGCGGTGTACGGGGCGGAGGACCCCGCCGAGGCGGTGCGAGCGCTGCGTGACCAGGCCCGCACAGCGAGCGAGAAGGCGTCCTGGGTTTGCGGCCACTGA
- a CDS encoding ribonuclease domain-containing protein, with protein MLPRFVPRVLAGLLVCLALLLTGCAHGTGSPAPSGASPSAGATTPAWAHGMATVQASRLPAEARRTLALIDRGGPYPYAKDGVVFGNFEGHLPKHPRGYYHEYTVRTPGSRDRGARRIVTGQGGEIYYTDDHYDSFRAVLR; from the coding sequence ATGCTGCCGCGGTTCGTTCCCCGGGTCCTCGCCGGCCTGCTGGTCTGCCTCGCGCTCCTGCTGACCGGCTGCGCCCACGGCACCGGCTCCCCGGCGCCGTCCGGCGCCTCCCCGTCAGCCGGTGCCACCACCCCCGCCTGGGCCCACGGCATGGCCACCGTCCAGGCGTCCCGGCTCCCCGCCGAGGCCCGGCGCACGCTGGCGCTCATCGACCGGGGCGGCCCCTACCCCTACGCCAAGGACGGCGTCGTGTTCGGGAACTTCGAGGGGCACCTGCCGAAGCACCCCCGCGGCTACTACCACGAGTACACGGTGCGAACCCCCGGCTCGCGCGACCGCGGAGCACGGCGCATCGTCACCGGGCAGGGCGGGGAGATCTACTACACCGACGACCACTACGACTCGTTCCGGGCGGTGCTGAGATGA
- the fmt gene encoding methionyl-tRNA formyltransferase encodes MKLVFAGTPEVAVPALDALIASGRHEVAAVVTRPDAPAGRGRRLIASPVAERAEEAGIEVLKPRRPRDPEFLERLTEIAPDCCPVVAYGALLPRVALDIPAHGWVNLHFSLLPAWRGAAPVQHSLMAGDEITGASTFLIEEGLDSGPVYGTVTEEVRPTDTSGDLLTRLAFAGAGLLAATMDGIADGTLKAVPQPAEGITVAPKITVEDAQVHWTAPALRVDRVVRGCTPAPGAWTVFRGERLKLIQVTPVPERTDLAPGRLAVGKNSVHVGTGSYAVELLWVQAQGKKPMRAADWARGVRIAEGETLGG; translated from the coding sequence ATGAAGCTCGTCTTCGCCGGTACCCCCGAGGTCGCCGTTCCCGCTCTGGACGCCCTGATCGCCTCCGGGCGGCACGAGGTGGCCGCCGTCGTCACGCGGCCCGACGCGCCGGCCGGCCGGGGCCGCAGGCTGATCGCGTCCCCCGTGGCCGAGCGGGCCGAGGAAGCCGGGATCGAGGTGCTCAAGCCCCGCAGGCCGCGGGACCCGGAGTTCCTGGAACGGCTGACGGAGATCGCCCCGGACTGCTGCCCCGTCGTCGCCTACGGCGCCCTGCTGCCCCGCGTCGCCCTGGACATCCCGGCACACGGCTGGGTCAACCTGCACTTCTCCCTGCTGCCCGCCTGGCGCGGTGCCGCGCCCGTGCAGCACTCCCTCATGGCCGGCGACGAGATCACCGGAGCCTCCACCTTCCTCATCGAGGAGGGCCTCGACTCCGGGCCCGTCTACGGCACCGTGACGGAGGAGGTCCGCCCCACCGACACCAGCGGTGACCTGCTCACCCGGCTCGCCTTCGCCGGGGCGGGACTGCTCGCGGCGACCATGGACGGCATCGCCGACGGCACCCTGAAGGCCGTGCCGCAGCCGGCCGAGGGCATCACCGTCGCACCGAAGATCACCGTCGAGGACGCCCAGGTCCACTGGACCGCGCCGGCGCTCCGGGTCGACCGGGTGGTGCGCGGCTGCACCCCGGCGCCCGGCGCCTGGACCGTGTTCCGGGGCGAGCGGCTCAAGCTCATCCAGGTCACGCCCGTCCCCGAGCGGACCGACCTCGCCCCCGGCCGGCTCGCCGTCGGCAAGAACAGCGTCCACGTGGGCACCGGGTCGTACGCCGTGGAGCTGCTGTGGGTGCAGGCGCAGGGCAAGAAGCCGATGCGGGCGGCCGACTGGGCGCGCGGCGTGCGCATCGCCGAGGGCGAGACGCTCGGCGGCTGA
- the coaBC gene encoding bifunctional phosphopantothenoylcysteine decarboxylase/phosphopantothenate--cysteine ligase CoaBC, with amino-acid sequence MVREETADKPRVVLGVSGGIAAYKACELLRRLTESGHHVRVVPTASALHFVGAPTWSALSGNPVSTEVWDDVHEVPHVRIGQHAALVVVAPATADLLAKAAQGLADDLLTNTLLTARCPVVFAPAMHTEMWEHPATQENVATLRRRGCVVIEPAVGRLTGVDTGKGRLPDPAEIFEVCRRVLARGAGEPDLKGRHVVVSAGGTREPLDPVRFLGNRSSGKQGYALARTAAARGARVTLVAANTGLPDPAGVDVVPVGTAVQLREAVLKAAADADAVVMAAAVADFRPAAYASGKIKKKDGQDPEPVALVRNPDVLAEISADRARPGQIVVGFAAETDDVLANGRAKLARKGCDLLVVNEVGERKTFGSEENEAVVLGADGSEHPVPYGPKEALADTVWDLVAARLT; translated from the coding sequence ATGGTGCGGGAAGAGACGGCGGACAAGCCGAGGGTCGTTCTGGGGGTCAGCGGCGGCATCGCCGCGTACAAGGCCTGTGAGCTGCTGCGCAGGCTGACCGAGTCGGGGCATCACGTCCGCGTCGTGCCCACCGCCTCCGCGCTGCACTTCGTCGGCGCCCCCACCTGGAGCGCCCTCTCCGGCAACCCGGTCTCCACCGAGGTCTGGGACGACGTGCACGAGGTCCCGCACGTCCGCATCGGCCAGCACGCCGCCCTCGTCGTGGTCGCCCCCGCCACCGCCGACCTGCTCGCCAAGGCCGCGCAAGGCCTCGCCGACGACCTGCTCACCAACACACTGCTCACCGCCCGCTGCCCGGTCGTCTTCGCGCCGGCCATGCACACCGAGATGTGGGAGCACCCCGCCACCCAGGAGAACGTGGCCACGCTGCGCCGCCGGGGCTGCGTCGTCATCGAGCCCGCCGTCGGCCGGCTCACGGGAGTCGACACCGGCAAGGGCCGGCTCCCCGACCCGGCCGAGATCTTCGAGGTCTGCCGCCGGGTGCTGGCTCGCGGCGCCGGCGAGCCCGACCTGAAGGGACGGCACGTGGTCGTCTCCGCCGGCGGCACCCGCGAACCCCTCGACCCGGTCCGCTTCCTCGGCAACCGCTCCTCCGGCAAGCAGGGCTACGCGCTCGCCCGCACCGCCGCCGCCCGCGGCGCCCGGGTGACCCTGGTCGCGGCCAACACCGGCCTGCCCGACCCGGCCGGCGTGGACGTCGTACCCGTCGGCACCGCCGTACAGCTGCGCGAGGCCGTCCTGAAGGCCGCGGCCGACGCGGACGCCGTGGTCATGGCCGCCGCCGTCGCCGACTTCCGGCCCGCCGCCTACGCCTCCGGCAAGATCAAGAAGAAGGACGGCCAGGACCCCGAACCCGTCGCCCTGGTGCGCAACCCGGACGTCCTCGCGGAGATCTCGGCCGACCGGGCCCGCCCCGGGCAGATCGTCGTCGGCTTCGCCGCCGAGACCGACGACGTCCTCGCCAACGGCCGCGCCAAACTCGCCCGCAAGGGCTGCGACCTGCTCGTGGTGAACGAGGTCGGAGAGCGCAAGACCTTCGGCTCGGAGGAGAACGAGGCCGTGGTGCTCGGCGCTGACGGCAGCGAGCACCCCGTGCCGTACGGCCCGAAGGAGGCCCTCGCCGACACGGTCTGGGATCTCGTCGCCGCCCGCCTGACCTGA
- a CDS encoding sugar-binding domain-containing protein, producing MNSSEEIPVSGMSAGRSAMRMGPAELVQAAAMARRFYLEGKSKIQIAEEFGVSRFKVARVLETALERDLVRIEIRVPAELDAERSDALRARYGLRHAVVVESPAEAEETPDPENLGEVAADLLGELVNEGDVLGLAWGRSTIHMAAALDRLPPCTVVQLTGVYDAGTAERGSVEAVRRAAQVSGGDAHPIYAPMLLPDAATAAALRHQTGIARAFEYFDKVTVACVSIGSWEPGISTVHDMLSDEERAHYASLGVAAEMSAHLFDAEGRRIGRDLGERCITVKTDQLRRIPEVVAIAGGQRKAPAIDAVLRSGLVTSLVTDTSAADVLMTAGPTPKPALSRADPDGH from the coding sequence GTGAACAGCAGTGAGGAGATCCCCGTGTCGGGTATGTCGGCGGGCCGGTCAGCCATGCGGATGGGACCCGCTGAGCTGGTGCAGGCGGCGGCCATGGCCCGCCGCTTCTATCTCGAGGGCAAGTCCAAGATCCAGATCGCGGAGGAGTTCGGCGTCAGCCGGTTCAAGGTGGCCCGGGTCCTGGAGACGGCACTCGAACGGGATCTCGTACGCATCGAGATCCGGGTGCCGGCCGAGCTGGACGCCGAGCGCTCCGACGCGCTCCGCGCCCGCTACGGGCTGAGGCACGCCGTCGTGGTCGAGTCCCCGGCCGAGGCCGAGGAGACGCCCGACCCGGAGAACCTGGGCGAGGTCGCCGCCGACCTGCTCGGCGAACTCGTCAACGAGGGGGACGTTCTGGGGCTGGCCTGGGGCCGGTCCACCATCCACATGGCCGCGGCGCTGGACCGGCTGCCGCCGTGCACGGTGGTCCAGCTGACGGGTGTCTATGACGCCGGGACCGCCGAGCGCGGCTCCGTGGAGGCCGTGCGCCGCGCCGCGCAGGTCTCCGGCGGCGACGCCCACCCCATCTACGCGCCGATGCTGCTGCCGGACGCGGCCACCGCGGCGGCGCTGCGCCACCAGACCGGGATCGCCCGGGCCTTCGAGTACTTCGACAAGGTCACCGTCGCCTGCGTCTCCATCGGCTCCTGGGAGCCCGGCATCTCCACGGTGCACGACATGCTCAGCGACGAGGAGCGCGCGCACTACGCCTCGCTCGGTGTCGCCGCCGAGATGTCCGCCCACCTGTTCGACGCCGAGGGCCGCCGCATCGGGCGGGACCTGGGGGAGCGGTGCATCACGGTCAAGACCGACCAGCTCCGCCGTATCCCCGAGGTCGTGGCCATCGCGGGCGGCCAGCGCAAGGCGCCGGCCATCGACGCGGTGCTGCGGTCCGGGCTGGTCACCAGCCTGGTCACGGACACCTCCGCCGCCGACGTCCTGATGACGGCGGGCCCCACCCCGAAGCCCGCGCTCAGCCGCGCCGACCCCGACGGGCACTGA
- a CDS encoding transcription antitermination factor NusB has protein sequence MTEQSRRPRRPAKPYRRPQKDPVRILAFEALRAVDERDAYANLVLPPLLRKAREKEGPDKFDARDAALATELVYGTLRRQGTYDAVIAACVDRPLREVDPPVLDVLSLGVHQLLGTRIPTHAAVSASVELARVVLGDGRAKFVNAVLRKVAQHDLDGWLEKVAPPYDEDPEDHLAVVHSHPRWVVSALWDSLGGGRAGIEDLLEADNERPEVTLVARPGRSTPEELLAEDAAVPGRWSPYAVRLAEGGEPGAVEAVREGRAGVQDEGSQLVALALANAPLDGPDAMWLDGCAGPGGKAALLAALAAKRGAVLLASEKQPHRAGLVAKALAGNPGPYQVIAADGTRPPWRSGTFDRVLVDVPCTGLGALRRRPEARWRRRPEDLDNFAPLQRSLLRTALDSVRVGGVVAYVTCSPHLAETRAVVSDVLKHHPGTDLLDARPLLPGVPALGEGPDIQLWPHLHGTDAMYLALIRKTA, from the coding sequence GTGACTGAGCAGTCCCGGCGGCCCCGCAGGCCGGCCAAGCCCTACCGGCGTCCGCAGAAGGACCCCGTCCGCATCCTCGCCTTCGAGGCACTGCGCGCGGTGGACGAGCGGGACGCGTACGCCAACCTCGTGCTGCCGCCGCTGCTGCGCAAGGCGCGGGAGAAGGAGGGGCCGGACAAGTTCGACGCGCGGGACGCGGCCCTGGCCACCGAGCTGGTGTACGGGACGCTGCGCCGGCAGGGGACGTACGACGCCGTCATCGCCGCCTGTGTCGACCGGCCGCTGCGCGAGGTCGACCCGCCGGTGCTCGACGTGCTGAGCCTCGGCGTCCACCAGCTCCTCGGCACCCGGATCCCGACGCACGCCGCCGTGTCCGCCTCCGTCGAGCTGGCCCGGGTCGTCCTCGGCGACGGCCGGGCGAAGTTCGTCAACGCCGTCCTGCGCAAGGTCGCCCAGCACGATCTCGACGGTTGGCTGGAGAAGGTCGCGCCCCCCTACGACGAGGACCCCGAGGACCACCTCGCCGTCGTGCACTCGCACCCGCGCTGGGTCGTCTCCGCCCTGTGGGACTCGCTCGGCGGCGGACGGGCCGGCATCGAGGACCTGCTGGAGGCCGACAACGAGCGGCCCGAGGTCACCCTCGTCGCCCGGCCCGGCCGGTCCACCCCGGAGGAACTCCTCGCCGAGGACGCCGCCGTACCCGGCCGCTGGTCGCCGTACGCGGTGCGGCTCGCCGAGGGCGGCGAACCCGGCGCCGTCGAGGCCGTGCGCGAAGGGCGGGCCGGCGTGCAGGACGAGGGCAGCCAGCTCGTCGCGCTCGCGCTCGCGAACGCCCCGCTGGACGGCCCCGACGCCATGTGGCTCGACGGGTGCGCCGGCCCCGGCGGAAAGGCCGCCCTGCTCGCCGCCCTCGCCGCCAAGCGCGGGGCGGTGCTGCTCGCCTCCGAGAAGCAGCCGCACCGGGCCGGTCTGGTCGCCAAGGCGCTGGCCGGAAACCCCGGTCCGTACCAGGTCATCGCCGCCGACGGCACCCGGCCGCCGTGGCGGTCCGGCACCTTCGACCGGGTCCTGGTCGACGTGCCCTGCACGGGTCTCGGCGCCCTGCGCCGCCGCCCCGAGGCCCGCTGGCGCCGCCGCCCCGAGGACCTGGACAACTTCGCCCCGCTGCAGCGTTCGCTGCTGCGCACGGCTCTGGACTCGGTCCGGGTCGGCGGTGTGGTCGCCTACGTCACCTGCTCCCCCCACCTCGCCGAGACCCGCGCGGTGGTCTCCGACGTCCTCAAACACCACCCCGGCACCGACCTCCTCGACGCCCGCCCCCTCCTCCCCGGCGTCCCCGCCCTGGGTGAAGGCCCCGACATCCAACTCTGGCCCCACCTCCACGGCACAGACGCGATGTACCTGGCCCTGATCCGCAAAACAGCCTGA
- the gmk gene encoding guanylate kinase, protein MAVAPRGTTPEPPDVRPRLTVLSGPSGVGKSTVVAHMRKEHPEVWLSVSATTRKPRPGEQHGVHYFFVTDDEMDKLIANGELLEWAEFAGNRYGTPRTAVAERLEKGEPVLLEIDLQGARQVRESMADAQLVFLAPPSWEELVRRLTGRGTEPPEVIERRLDAAKTELAAEPEFDETLVNTSVEDVARELLALMDVE, encoded by the coding sequence ATGGCTGTAGCACCCCGGGGGACGACCCCCGAGCCCCCGGACGTACGTCCGCGGCTGACCGTGCTCTCCGGCCCCTCCGGGGTCGGCAAGAGCACGGTCGTCGCTCATATGCGCAAGGAACACCCCGAGGTCTGGCTCTCGGTCTCGGCGACGACCCGCAAGCCGCGCCCCGGCGAGCAGCACGGTGTCCACTACTTCTTCGTCACCGACGACGAGATGGACAAGCTGATCGCCAACGGCGAGCTGCTGGAGTGGGCCGAGTTCGCCGGCAACCGGTACGGCACGCCCCGCACGGCGGTGGCGGAGCGGCTGGAGAAGGGCGAGCCCGTCCTGCTGGAGATCGACCTCCAGGGCGCCCGGCAGGTCCGGGAGTCCATGGCCGACGCCCAGCTGGTGTTCCTGGCCCCGCCCTCCTGGGAGGAGCTGGTGCGCAGGCTGACCGGCCGCGGCACCGAGCCGCCCGAGGTCATCGAGCGCCGTCTGGACGCCGCGAAGACCGAGCTGGCCGCCGAGCCGGAGTTCGACGAAACCCTGGTCAACACCTCCGTCGAGGACGTGGCCCGCGAGCTGCTAGCCTTGATGGACGTTGAGTGA
- the rpoZ gene encoding DNA-directed RNA polymerase subunit omega, producing MSSSITAPEGIINPPIDELLEATDSKYSLVIYAAKRARQINAYYSQLGEGLLEYVGPLVDTHVHEKPLSIALREINAGLLTSEAVEGPA from the coding sequence GTGTCCTCTTCCATCACCGCGCCCGAGGGCATCATCAACCCGCCGATCGATGAGCTTCTCGAGGCCACCGACTCGAAGTACAGCCTGGTGATCTACGCGGCCAAGCGGGCCCGTCAGATCAACGCGTACTACTCGCAGCTCGGCGAGGGCCTCCTCGAGTACGTCGGTCCGCTCGTCGACACCCACGTCCACGAGAAGCCGCTCTCGATCGCCCTGCGCGAGATCAACGCGGGTCTGCTGACGTCGGAGGCCGTCGAGGGCCCGGCGTAA
- a CDS encoding primosomal protein N', whose product MSSENGSGGDGAAGAPPPEQLALIRESVRGARAPRAKPRTWRGAALAPELPVARVLVDKGVLHLDRYFDYAVPEELDADAQPGVRVRVRFGAGRHRVRDGRREGGGLIDGFLVERRAESDYSGPLAALAQVVSPEPVLDEELLALARAVADRYAGSLADVLQLAVPPRSARAERRPSPEPLPPPPPPGPGSWGRYEHGGAFIESLASGGAPRAVWNALPGPEWSEELAVAVAAALASGRGALVVVPDGRAAARVDAALTALLGEGRHALLTADAGPEKRYAQWLAVRRGAVRAVVGTRAAMFAPVRDLGLVAVWDDGDDSHSEQHAPQPHARDVLLMRAALDKCAFLVGGWSCTVEAAQLVESGWARPLVAGREQVRRAAPLVRTVGDGDLARDEAARAARLPTLAWQVVREGLRHGPVLVQVPRRGYVPRMACDRCRAPARCRHCSGPLQAPDAGALRCGWCGREEGAWHCPECGCFRLRAQVVGARRTAEELGRAFPAVPVRTSGREHVLDTVPSAPALVVSTPGAEPVAEGGYAAALLLDGWAMLGRPDLRAGEDALRRWIAAGALVRPQGEGGTVVVVAEPTLRPVQALVRWDPVGHAVRELAERAELGFPPVSRMAAVSGTPAAVAEFLTAVELPPDAEVLGPVPVPPTLPGRPRRPGAPPPGEDWERALVRVPPGSGAALAAALKTAQAARTARGSGEADRVRVRIDPPDIG is encoded by the coding sequence GTGAGCAGCGAGAACGGGTCGGGGGGCGACGGGGCCGCAGGGGCACCGCCGCCGGAACAGCTCGCGCTGATCCGGGAGAGCGTGCGCGGCGCCAGGGCGCCCCGGGCCAAGCCGCGCACCTGGCGCGGTGCCGCGCTCGCGCCCGAGCTGCCCGTCGCCCGGGTCCTCGTCGACAAGGGCGTGCTCCACCTCGACCGGTACTTCGACTACGCGGTCCCCGAGGAACTCGACGCCGACGCACAGCCCGGCGTCAGGGTGCGGGTGCGGTTCGGCGCGGGCCGGCACCGGGTCCGCGACGGCCGCCGCGAGGGCGGCGGACTCATCGACGGATTCCTCGTCGAGCGCCGCGCCGAGTCCGACTACTCCGGGCCGCTGGCCGCCCTGGCCCAGGTCGTGTCGCCCGAGCCCGTGCTCGACGAGGAACTGCTGGCCCTCGCGCGGGCCGTCGCCGACCGCTACGCGGGCAGCCTCGCCGACGTGCTGCAGCTCGCCGTGCCGCCCCGCAGCGCCCGCGCCGAGCGCCGCCCGTCACCGGAGCCGCTGCCCCCGCCCCCGCCGCCCGGCCCCGGCTCCTGGGGGCGGTACGAACACGGGGGCGCCTTCATCGAGTCGCTGGCCTCCGGCGGCGCCCCGAGAGCCGTGTGGAACGCCCTGCCCGGCCCGGAGTGGAGCGAGGAACTGGCCGTCGCCGTCGCCGCGGCGCTCGCCTCGGGACGCGGCGCGCTCGTCGTCGTACCGGACGGCCGGGCCGCCGCCCGGGTCGACGCCGCGCTGACCGCCCTCCTCGGCGAGGGCCGGCACGCGCTGCTCACCGCCGACGCCGGGCCCGAGAAGCGGTACGCGCAGTGGCTGGCCGTCCGGCGCGGCGCGGTGCGCGCCGTGGTCGGCACGCGCGCCGCCATGTTCGCCCCCGTGCGGGACCTCGGTCTCGTCGCCGTTTGGGACGACGGGGACGACAGCCACAGCGAGCAGCACGCCCCGCAGCCGCACGCCCGGGACGTCCTGCTGATGCGGGCCGCGCTGGACAAGTGCGCCTTCCTGGTGGGCGGTTGGAGCTGCACCGTCGAGGCCGCCCAGCTCGTCGAGAGCGGCTGGGCGCGCCCCCTGGTCGCGGGGCGGGAGCAGGTGCGGCGGGCCGCGCCCCTGGTGCGGACCGTGGGCGACGGCGACCTCGCCCGTGACGAGGCCGCCCGTGCCGCCCGGCTGCCCACCCTGGCCTGGCAGGTGGTCCGGGAGGGCCTGCGGCACGGCCCGGTCCTGGTCCAGGTGCCCCGCCGCGGGTACGTGCCCCGGATGGCCTGCGACCGGTGCCGGGCGCCCGCGCGGTGCCGGCACTGCTCGGGGCCGCTCCAGGCACCGGACGCGGGCGCGCTGCGGTGCGGCTGGTGCGGGCGCGAGGAGGGCGCGTGGCACTGCCCGGAGTGCGGGTGCTTCCGGCTGCGGGCCCAGGTCGTCGGCGCGCGCCGCACCGCCGAGGAACTGGGCCGCGCCTTCCCCGCCGTCCCCGTGCGCACCTCGGGGCGGGAACACGTGCTGGACACGGTGCCGTCCGCGCCCGCCCTGGTCGTGAGCACCCCCGGAGCCGAGCCCGTCGCCGAGGGCGGCTACGCGGCGGCCCTGCTGCTGGACGGCTGGGCCATGCTCGGCCGCCCCGACCTCAGGGCCGGCGAGGACGCGCTGCGCCGCTGGATCGCGGCCGGCGCGCTGGTCCGCCCGCAGGGGGAGGGCGGCACCGTGGTCGTCGTCGCCGAGCCGACGCTACGGCCCGTGCAGGCGCTGGTGCGCTGGGACCCCGTCGGCCACGCCGTGCGGGAGCTGGCCGAGCGGGCCGAACTGGGCTTCCCGCCGGTCTCCCGGATGGCGGCCGTGTCCGGGACACCGGCGGCCGTCGCCGAGTTCCTGACAGCCGTCGAACTGCCCCCGGACGCCGAGGTCCTGGGCCCGGTGCCGGTGCCCCCCACCCTGCCCGGCCGGCCGCGCAGACCCGGCGCGCCACCCCCGGGCGAGGACTGGGAGCGAGCGCTCGTCCGGGTACCGCCCGGCAGCGGCGCCGCCCTCGCCGCCGCCCTGAAGACGGCTCAGGCCGCCCGAACGGCCCGGGGAAGCGGCGAGGCAGACCGGGTACGGGTACGCATCGACCCACCGGACATCGGCTGA
- a CDS encoding integration host factor: MTLPPLTPEQRAAALEKAAAARRERAEVKNRLKHSGASLHEVIKQGQENDVVGKMKVSALLESLPGVGKVRAKQIMERLGISESRRVRGLGSNQIASLEREFGSTGS, translated from the coding sequence GTGACTCTTCCGCCCCTTACCCCTGAACAGCGCGCAGCCGCGCTCGAAAAGGCCGCCGCGGCTCGCCGGGAGCGGGCCGAGGTCAAGAATCGACTCAAGCACTCCGGCGCCTCCCTGCACGAGGTCATCAAGCAGGGCCAGGAGAACGACGTCGTCGGCAAGATGAAGGTCTCGGCTCTGCTGGAGTCCCTGCCGGGCGTGGGCAAGGTCCGCGCCAAGCAGATCATGGAGCGTCTGGGCATCTCCGAGAGCCGCCGCGTGCGGGGTCTCGGTTCCAACCAGATCGCCTCCCTGGAGCGTGAGTTCGGCAGCACCGGCTCCTGA
- the metK gene encoding methionine adenosyltransferase — MSRRLFTSESVTEGHPDKIADQISDTILDALLREDPTSRVAVETLITTGLVHVAGEVTTKAYADIATLVRSKILEIGYDSSKKGFDGASCGVSVSIGAQSPDIAQGVDSAYENRVEGDDDELDRQGAGDQGLMFGYASDETPTLMPLPIFLAHRLSKRLSEVRKNGTIPYLRPDGKTQVTIEYDGDKAVRLDTVVVSSQHASDIDLESLLAPDIREFVVEPELKALLDDGIKLDTEGYRLLVNPTGRFEIGGPMGDAGLTGRKIIIDTYGGMARHGGGAFSGKDPSKVDRSAAYAMRWVAKNVVAAGLASRCEVQVAYAIGKAEPVGLFVETFGTHKVEPEKIEKAIDDVFDLRPAAIIRDLDLLRPIYAQTAAYGHFGRELPEFTWERADRVDALRKAAGL; from the coding sequence GTGTCCCGTCGCCTGTTCACCTCGGAGTCCGTCACCGAGGGTCACCCCGACAAGATCGCTGACCAGATCAGCGACACCATTCTCGACGCGCTTCTGCGCGAGGACCCGACCTCCCGGGTCGCCGTCGAAACCCTGATCACCACCGGCCTGGTGCACGTGGCCGGCGAGGTCACCACCAAGGCCTACGCGGACATCGCCACCCTCGTCCGCAGCAAGATCCTGGAGATCGGCTACGACTCCTCCAAGAAGGGCTTCGACGGCGCCTCCTGCGGCGTGTCGGTGTCCATCGGCGCCCAGTCCCCGGACATCGCCCAGGGTGTCGACTCGGCGTACGAGAACCGCGTCGAGGGTGACGACGACGAGCTGGACCGGCAGGGCGCGGGCGACCAGGGCCTGATGTTCGGCTACGCGTCGGACGAGACGCCGACCCTGATGCCGCTGCCGATCTTCCTCGCGCACCGCTTGTCCAAGCGGCTCTCCGAGGTCCGCAAGAACGGCACCATCCCCTACCTGCGCCCCGACGGCAAGACGCAGGTCACCATCGAGTACGACGGCGACAAGGCCGTCCGCCTCGACACCGTGGTCGTCTCCTCGCAGCACGCCAGCGACATCGACCTGGAGTCGCTGCTCGCCCCCGACATCCGCGAGTTCGTCGTCGAGCCCGAGCTGAAGGCGCTCCTGGACGACGGCATCAAGCTGGACACCGAGGGCTACCGCCTGCTGGTCAACCCCACCGGCCGCTTCGAGATCGGCGGCCCGATGGGCGACGCCGGCCTCACCGGTCGCAAGATCATCATCGACACCTACGGCGGCATGGCCCGCCACGGCGGCGGCGCCTTCTCGGGCAAGGACCCGTCCAAGGTCGACCGCTCGGCGGCGTACGCGATGCGCTGGGTCGCGAAGAACGTCGTCGCGGCCGGCCTGGCCTCCCGCTGCGAGGTCCAGGTCGCCTACGCCATCGGCAAGGCCGAGCCCGTCGGTCTCTTCGTCGAGACCTTCGGCACCCACAAGGTCGAGCCCGAGAAGATCGAGAAGGCGATCGACGACGTCTTCGACCTCCGTCCCGCCGCCATCATCCGGGACCTCGACCTGCTCCGCCCGATCTACGCCCAGACGGCGGCATACGGTCACTTCGGCCGCGAGCTGCCCGAGTTCACCTGGGAGCGCGCGGACCGCGTGGACGCCCTGCGCAAGGCCGCCGGCCTGTAG